A genomic window from Panthera tigris isolate Pti1 chromosome B4, P.tigris_Pti1_mat1.1, whole genome shotgun sequence includes:
- the MCHR1 gene encoding melanin-concentrating hormone receptor 1: MDLEASLLPTGPNASNTSDGPDNLTLAGSPPRRGSVSYINIIMPSVFGTICLLGIIGNSTVIFAVVKKSKLHWCSNVPDIFIINLSVVDLLFLLGMPFMIHQLMGNGVWHFGETMCTLITAMDANSQFTSTYILTAMAIDRYLATVHPISSTKFRKPSVATLVICLLWALSFISITPVWLYARLIPFPGGTVGCGIRLPNPDTDLYWFTLYQFFLAFALPFVVITAAYVRILQRMMSSVAPASQRSIRLRTKRVTRTAIAICLVFFVCWAPYYVLQLTQLYISRPTLTFVYLYNAAISLGYANSCLNPFVYIVLCETFRKRLVLSVKPAAQGRLRAVSNVQTADEERTESKGT, from the coding sequence GGTCACCTCCTCGCAGAGGGAGTGTCTCCTACATCAACATCATCATGCCTTCAGTGTTTGGCACCATCTGCCTCCTGGGCATCATCGGGAACTCCACAGTCATCTTCGCGGTGGTGAAGAAGTCCAAGCTGCACTGGTGCAGCAACGTGCCCGACATCTTCATCATCAACCTCTCGGTGGTGGACCTCCTCTTTCTCCTGGGCATGCCCTTCATGATCCACCAGCTCATGGGCAATGGAGTCTGGCACTTTGGAGAGACCATGTGCACACTCATCACGGCCATGGACGCCAACAGTCAGTTCACCAGCACCTACATCCTGACCGCCATGGCCATTGACCGCTACCTGGCCACCGTCCACCCTATCTCCTCCACCAAGTTCCGGAAGCCTTCTGTGGCCACCCTGGTGATCTGCCTCCTGTGGGCCCTCTCCTTCATCAGCATCACCCCCGTGTGGCTCTACGCTAGGCTTATCCCCTTCCCAGGGGGCACGGTGGGCTGTGGCATCCGCCTGCCCAACCCAGACACTGACCTGTACTGGTTCACCCTGTACCAGTTCTTCCTGGCCTTCGCCCTGCCCTTTGTGGTCATCACAGCTGCGTATGTGAGGATCCTGCAGCGCATGATGTCCTCCGTAGCTCCCGCCTCTCAGCGCAGCATCCGGCTGCGGACAAAGAGGGTGACTCGTACAGCCATCGCCATCTGCCTGGTCTTCTTTGTGTGCTGGGCCCCCTACTATGTGCTGCAGCTGACCCAGTTGTACATCAGCCGCCCGACACTCACCTTTGTGTACCTGTACAACGCAGCCATCAGCTTGGGCTATGCCAACAGCTGCCTCAATCCCTTTGTGTACATCGTGCTCTGTGAGACATTCCGCAAACGCTTGGTCCTGTCGGTGAAGCCTGCTGCCCAGGGGCGGCTTCGAGCCGTCAGCAATGTCCAGACAGCTGATGAGGAGAGGACAGAAAGCAAGGGCACCTGA